The following proteins are encoded in a genomic region of Natrinema sp. DC36:
- a CDS encoding substrate-binding domain-containing protein produces MEYRRRELLGASAAGIAAAVGGCLGLGSDQGEGSIAGEELALATTTSTYDTGLLDEINAAFQERFGTPVAANAQGTGAAIESARNGNADVILVHARSLEDEFMRDGHGINRRSLMFNDFVIVGPSDDPAGVGTTEQATAAFEAIASAQAQFVSRGDDSGTHTKELAIWDESGAEPGGEWYQELGDGMGNTLNNASESGSYTLADRGTFLSMRDNVDLEILLQGPIEGGPELLANPYGIMAANPEIHSNVNYDLAMAYIGYFTSPEGQELVGDYTANGEQLFYPEALSADPNFQQYVPKGWQPDSSEE; encoded by the coding sequence ATGGAATATCGGCGACGAGAGCTACTCGGGGCGAGTGCGGCGGGGATCGCCGCTGCCGTTGGCGGCTGTCTCGGACTCGGAAGCGACCAGGGTGAGGGATCGATCGCCGGCGAGGAACTCGCGCTCGCGACGACGACCAGCACGTACGACACGGGGCTGCTCGACGAGATCAACGCCGCGTTCCAGGAGCGGTTCGGAACGCCCGTCGCGGCCAACGCTCAGGGGACGGGTGCCGCGATCGAGTCCGCTCGCAACGGCAACGCCGACGTGATTCTGGTCCACGCCCGCTCGCTCGAGGACGAGTTCATGCGGGACGGACACGGAATCAACCGGCGGAGCCTGATGTTCAATGACTTCGTGATCGTCGGGCCGAGCGACGACCCGGCGGGCGTCGGTACTACCGAGCAAGCGACGGCAGCCTTCGAGGCCATCGCGAGCGCGCAAGCGCAGTTCGTCTCGCGCGGGGACGACTCTGGCACGCACACGAAGGAGTTAGCGATCTGGGACGAATCGGGTGCCGAGCCCGGCGGTGAGTGGTATCAGGAACTCGGTGACGGGATGGGAAACACGTTGAACAACGCGAGCGAGTCGGGTTCGTACACGCTCGCCGATCGGGGGACGTTCCTCTCGATGCGGGACAACGTCGACCTCGAGATCCTGCTTCAGGGCCCGATCGAGGGCGGGCCGGAACTGCTCGCGAACCCCTACGGGATCATGGCGGCCAATCCGGAGATCCACTCGAACGTCAACTACGACCTCGCGATGGCCTACATCGGCTATTTCACGAGTCCGGAGGGACAGGAACTCGTCGGGGACTACACGGCGAACGGCGAACAGCTGTTCTACCCCGAGGCCCTGTCGGCGGACCCGAACTTCCAGCAGTACGTCCCGAAAGGATGGCAGCCGGACTCGAGCGAGGAGTGA